One region of Neisseria mucosa genomic DNA includes:
- the tsaD gene encoding tRNA (adenosine(37)-N6)-threonylcarbamoyltransferase complex transferase subunit TsaD — translation MLVLGIESSCDETGVALYDTERGLLAHHLHTQMAMHAEYGGVVPELASRDHIRRVVPLTQGCLQEAGVSYDDIDAVAYTQGPGLGGALLAGSGYANALAFALNKPVIPVHHLEGHLLSPLLADDKPEFPFVALLVSGGHTQFMAVRGIGDYTLLGESVDDAAGEAFDKTAKLLGLPYPGGAKLSELAKLGNPDAFSFPRPMLHSHDLQMSFSGLKTAVLTAVEKVRAENGGEIPEQTRNDICRAFQDAVIDVLAAKAKKALLDTGFRTLVVAGGVGANWKLRDEFSRLSVKKPSEKGKPKPKEEKIKVCFPPMEYCTDNGAMIAFAGAMRLQERQPAGAFNVKPRWPLSEIVK, via the coding sequence ATGTTGGTACTCGGAATCGAATCATCCTGCGATGAAACAGGCGTTGCGCTGTATGACACCGAACGCGGCCTGTTGGCGCACCATCTTCACACCCAAATGGCGATGCACGCCGAATACGGCGGCGTTGTCCCCGAACTTGCCAGCCGCGACCATATCCGCCGCGTCGTGCCGCTGACGCAGGGCTGTTTGCAGGAAGCGGGCGTTTCCTATGACGACATCGATGCCGTCGCCTACACCCAAGGGCCGGGTTTGGGCGGCGCGCTTCTGGCGGGTTCGGGCTATGCCAACGCCTTGGCGTTTGCCTTGAACAAACCCGTCATTCCCGTCCACCATCTCGAAGGCCATTTGCTCTCCCCGCTTTTGGCGGACGACAAACCCGAATTTCCGTTCGTCGCCCTGCTGGTTTCGGGCGGGCATACGCAGTTTATGGCGGTGCGCGGCATCGGCGACTACACGCTGCTGGGCGAAAGCGTCGATGACGCGGCAGGCGAGGCGTTCGACAAAACCGCCAAACTCTTAGGTTTGCCGTATCCCGGCGGCGCGAAGTTGTCCGAACTGGCGAAGCTGGGCAACCCCGATGCCTTCTCGTTCCCGCGCCCCATGCTCCATTCGCACGATTTACAGATGAGCTTCTCCGGTTTGAAAACCGCCGTGCTGACCGCCGTCGAAAAAGTCCGCGCCGAAAACGGCGGCGAAATTCCCGAGCAAACGCGCAACGACATCTGCCGCGCGTTTCAAGACGCGGTGATTGACGTCCTCGCCGCCAAAGCCAAAAAAGCCTTGTTGGATACCGGTTTCAGAACTTTGGTCGTCGCGGGCGGCGTCGGTGCAAACTGGAAGCTGCGCGACGAATTTTCCCGCTTGAGCGTCAAAAAGCCGTCTGAAAAAGGCAAACCCAAACCTAAGGAAGAAAAAATCAAAGTCTGCTTCCCACCCATGGAATACTGCACCGACAACGGCGCGATGATTGCCTTCGCCGGCGCGATGAGGTTGCAGGAGCGGCAGCCCGCCGGTGCGTTCAACGTCAAACCGCGCTGGCCGCTGTCGGAAATTGTGAAATAG